The following proteins come from a genomic window of Falco rusticolus isolate bFalRus1 chromosome 9, bFalRus1.pri, whole genome shotgun sequence:
- the LOC119154062 gene encoding uncharacterized protein LOC119154062, which yields MSRLIAGLRLIARLQHVTGLQLMARLQLVTGLNGLRLVAPRQAQPIARLRHIARLKRLWHIAGLRLIAWMNRLRHIARLNWLWHITGLNPLWLIARLNWLQHIAGLWHIAGLQLISGLQLVAGLRHVAVPHLITELRLIAGLNHLQLIAPRHTQPIAVLWHIAGLQHIAGLNRLQHVAGLQPISVPRRARQLCFFRSDLRSRCHLAVPAPCFESRHCPLLG from the exons ATGTCCCGCCTCATCGCCGGGCTGCGGCTCATCGCCAGGCTGCAGCATGTCACCGGGCTACAGCTCatggccaggctgcagctcgTCACCGGGCTGAACGGGCTGCGGCTCGTTGCGCCCCGCCAGGCTCAGCCCATCGCCAGGCTCCGGCACATCGCCAGGCTGAAAAGGCTCTGGCACATCGCCGGGCTGCGGCTCATTGCATGGATGAACCGGCTCCGGCACATCGCCAGGCTGAACTGGCTATGGCACATCACTGGGCTGAACCCGCTCTGGCTCATCGCCAGGCTGAACTGGC TCCAACACATCGCTGGGCTGTGGCACATCGCCGGGCTGCAGCTCATATCTGGGCTGCAGCTTGTCGCTGGACTGCGGCATGTCGCCGTGCCTCACCTCATCACCGAGCTGCGACTCATCGCCGGGCTGAACCATCTGCAGCTCATAGCGCCCCGCCACACTCAGCCAATCGCCGTGCTCTGGCATATTGCTGGCCTCCAGCACATCGCCGGGCTGAACCGGTTGCAGCACGTTGCCGGGCTGCAGCCCATCTCTGTGCCCCGTCgggccaggcagctctgctttttccGCAGTGACTTGAGGAGCAGGTGCCACCTTGCAGTGCCTGCACCCTGTTTCGAGAGCCGGCACTGCCCGCTGCTTGGGTGA
- the TRUB2 gene encoding mitochondrial mRNA pseudouridine synthase TRUB2 isoform X2, with protein MAGPSGLFAVYKPPGVAWGRVRDALETRLLRELNAAPGRPPRHHVRFLPVPAGAPGLVAARVPLLADHPLVRGPRLGRLRIGAGHRLDAKASGVLVLGLGHGNRLLTDWYNCHLTRVYTVDGLFGKATDDFSDTGKLVEKTTFDHITREKLERILAVIQGTNHKALVMHSHIDMKTQEAYELAIKGLIRPMGKSPPIITAVRCLQFAPPEFQLEMHCLHETQQYLRRIVHEIGLELKSCAVCTQVRRIRDGVFTLDDALLRSQWNLQSIQNAIWNCQLKVTTELEKTLGHQSKSHLHKLDVDMAHAADS; from the exons ATGGCGGGGCCTAGCGGGCTCTTCGCCGTCTACAAGCCGCCGGGAGTGGCGTGGGGCCGCGTCCGTGATGCGCTGGAGACGCGGCTGCTGCGCG AGCTGAACGCggcgccgggccgccccccgcggcaCCACGTGCGCTTCCTGCCGGTGCCCGCCGGGGCCCCGGGGCTGGTGGCCGCCAGGGTGCCGCTGCTGGCCGACCACCCCCTCG TGCGAGGGCCGCGGCTCGGGCGGCTGAGGATCGGCGCGGGCCACCGGCTGGACGCGAAGGCCTCGGGAGTCCTCG TTCTGGGCCTGGGCCACGGGAACAGGCTGCTCACCGACTGGTACAACTGCCACCTCACCAGG GTTTACACTGTTGATGGGCTGTTTGGTAAAGCCACTGATGACTTCTCAGACACAGGGAAGCTAGTAGAGAAGACAACGTTTG ATCATATCACAAGGGAGAAGCTGGAACGGATTCTTGCCGTCATTCAAGGAACAAATCACAAGGCCCTGGTGAT gcaTTCTCACATTGATATGAAAACACAAGAGGCATATGAGCTGGCTATCAAAGGCTTGATTCGCCCCATGGGAAAAAGCCCCCCGATAATCACAGCAGTCCGATGCCTCCAGTTCGCACCTCCAGAATTTCAGCTAG AAATGCACTGTTTGCATGAGACTCAGCAGTACCTCCGAAGAATAGTTCATGAGATTGGTCTGGAGCTGAAATCATGTGCCGTGTGCACGCAAGTGCGAAGAATACGCGACGGTGTTTTCACGCTGGATGATGCTCTCCTGAGGAGCCAGTGGAACCTGCAGAGTATACAGAATGCGATTTGGAACTGTCAGCTTAAAGTGACAACAGAGTTAGAGAAAACACTAGGCCATCAAAGTAAAAGTCATCTTCATAAGTTGGACGTGGACATGGCCCACGCTGCAGACAGCTGA
- the TRUB2 gene encoding mitochondrial mRNA pseudouridine synthase TRUB2 isoform X1 — protein sequence MAGPSGLFAVYKPPGVAWGRVRDALETRLLRELNAAPGRPPRHHVRFLPVPAGAPGLVAARVPLLADHPLVRGPRLGRLRIGAGHRLDAKASGVLVLGLGHGNRLLTDWYNCHLTRVYTVDGLFGKATDDFSDTGKLVEKTTFDHITREKLERILAVIQGTNHKALVINALFA from the exons ATGGCGGGGCCTAGCGGGCTCTTCGCCGTCTACAAGCCGCCGGGAGTGGCGTGGGGCCGCGTCCGTGATGCGCTGGAGACGCGGCTGCTGCGCG AGCTGAACGCggcgccgggccgccccccgcggcaCCACGTGCGCTTCCTGCCGGTGCCCGCCGGGGCCCCGGGGCTGGTGGCCGCCAGGGTGCCGCTGCTGGCCGACCACCCCCTCG TGCGAGGGCCGCGGCTCGGGCGGCTGAGGATCGGCGCGGGCCACCGGCTGGACGCGAAGGCCTCGGGAGTCCTCG TTCTGGGCCTGGGCCACGGGAACAGGCTGCTCACCGACTGGTACAACTGCCACCTCACCAGG GTTTACACTGTTGATGGGCTGTTTGGTAAAGCCACTGATGACTTCTCAGACACAGGGAAGCTAGTAGAGAAGACAACGTTTG ATCATATCACAAGGGAGAAGCTGGAACGGATTCTTGCCGTCATTCAAGGAACAAATCACAAGGCCCTGGTGAT AAATGCACTGTTTGCATGA
- the COQ4 gene encoding ubiquinone biosynthesis protein COQ4 homolog, mitochondrial, giving the protein MLPLRLLRRAGASLLRAGPSSPGSAWLSRSEPRARDGRGREEEEEEEEGYYRLYPGHIPTSPLQKALLAAGSALVALADPYRHDMVAVLGETTGCFALPKLRDKMKQHPEGYRILQERPRIRLSTLNMAKLRGLPDGSLGREYVRFLEDNKVSPDTRMPSKFVDDEELAYVIQRYREIHDMMHTLLGMPTNILGEVVVKWFEAVQTGLPMCVLGAVFGPIHLDARKLQVLATDLVPWAVRSGLNATCILNVYYEQRWEQSVDSLREEIGIFPPPAVQV; this is encoded by the exons ATGCTGCCGTTGCGGCTgctgcggcgggcgggggcctCGCTGCTCCGGGCGGGTCCCTCTTCCCCAG GCAGCGCCTGGCTGAGCCGCAGCGAGCCGCGGGCCCGGGATGGACGcggcagggaggaggaggaggaggaggaggaagggtaCTACCGGCTGTACCCCGGGCACATCCCCACCAGCCCGCTGCAGAAGGCGCTGCTGGCCGCTGGCTCGGCGCTCGTGGCCCTCGCCGACCCCTACAGGCACG ACATGGTGGCAGTCCTTGGGGAGACCACAGGCTGCTTTGCCCTGCCCAAACTGCGAGACAAGATGAAACAGCACCCTGAAGGTTACCGCATCCTCCA ggAACGGCCTCGCATCCGTCTCTCCACCCTGAACATGGCCAAGCTGCGGGGGCTGCCGGATGGCTCACTGGGCCGAGAATACGTCCGCTTCTTGGAGGACAAC AAGGTTTCTCCAGACACTCGGATGCCGTCCAAGTTTGTTGATGATGAAGAGCTGGCGTACGTGATCCAGCGGTACCGGGAAATCCATGACATGATGCACACGCTCCTGGGCATGCCAACCAACATCCTAG gcGAGGTCGTGGTGAAGTGGTTCGAAGCTGTGCAAACAGGGCTGCCCATGTGTGTCCTGGGAGCGGTGTTTGGCCCCATCCATCTTGACGCACG AAAGCTGCAGGTCCTGGCCACTGACCTGGTTCCCTGGGCAGTTCGGAGTGGGCTCAATGCCACCTGTATCCTGAACGTCTACTATGAGCAGCGCTGGGAGCAGTCCGTGGATTCTCTGCGGGAGGAGATCGGcatcttccctcccccagccgTTCAAGTGTGA